In a genomic window of Curtobacterium sp. MCBD17_035:
- a CDS encoding Rv2175c family DNA-binding protein, translating to MTDALTDDALSERWLTVPDLVELLGVSPGRVHRLFEQRTLLPARVDGVLRVPVEFLDGAEPLPELRGTLIVLGDNGFSDDEAVRWMLTTEESIGVPPIAALRAGRKAEVRRVAQSLL from the coding sequence GTGACTGACGCACTGACGGACGACGCCCTGTCCGAGCGCTGGCTGACCGTGCCCGACCTCGTGGAGCTGCTCGGTGTGAGCCCGGGCCGGGTCCACCGGCTGTTCGAGCAGCGCACCCTGCTCCCCGCGCGGGTCGACGGTGTGCTCCGTGTCCCGGTCGAGTTCCTCGACGGTGCGGAGCCGTTGCCGGAGCTCCGCGGCACGCTCATCGTGCTCGGCGACAACGGCTTCAGCGACGACGAGGCCGTGCGCTGGATGCTCACGACCGAGGAGTCGATCGGCGTCCCGCCCATCGCAGCGCTCCGGGCCGGACGCAAGGCCGAGGTGCGCCGGGTCGCGCAGTCCCTGCTCTGA
- a CDS encoding LysM peptidoglycan-binding domain-containing protein has protein sequence MDTDDAAARRPRAARFATMPIVLAGTIAVAAGLTGPVAAGHLDQRHRPEEKHEGDHTRRAAPDRVETDHPVFGTAVATSTPTVTTVAAITEAPASYTVVQGDTVSAIAARYGLSPRDVLSANGLSWNAIIHPGQTLTLRSGSTATGRTGGTSTYHVVSGDTATGIAARLGVSTNALLAANQLSATSVIYPGQTLRVPSATTTSTVAVTTNAGTSTAAPAVSSATTVHILAGDTLATIASAHAVSVADLLAANGLTYTSTIYAGSTLVVPASSGVGLTNEMRANAETIVRVGRALGVPERGLVVALAAAMQESGLRDLDHGDRDSIGLFQQRPSQGWGSASELMDPTYAARLFFGGPHNPNAGTTAGLLDVPGWQSMSVTDAAQAVQNSAYPKAYGQWEKPATAWLATL, from the coding sequence GTGGACACCGACGACGCCGCCGCACGGCGCCCGCGCGCAGCCCGATTCGCGACGATGCCGATCGTCCTCGCCGGCACGATCGCCGTCGCCGCCGGCCTGACCGGACCGGTGGCCGCCGGACACCTGGACCAGCGCCACCGCCCCGAGGAGAAGCACGAGGGCGACCACACGCGACGAGCCGCGCCCGACCGCGTCGAGACCGACCACCCGGTGTTCGGCACCGCGGTCGCCACCTCGACCCCGACGGTCACGACCGTCGCCGCCATCACCGAGGCGCCGGCCTCGTACACCGTGGTCCAGGGCGACACGGTCAGCGCGATCGCGGCCCGGTACGGGCTCTCGCCGCGCGACGTCCTCAGCGCGAACGGCCTGAGCTGGAACGCGATCATCCACCCGGGGCAGACCCTGACGCTGCGGTCGGGGTCGACCGCGACCGGCCGGACCGGTGGGACCTCGACCTACCACGTGGTGTCGGGCGACACGGCGACCGGCATCGCGGCGCGGCTCGGTGTCTCCACGAACGCGCTGCTCGCCGCCAACCAGTTGTCGGCCACGAGTGTCATCTACCCGGGGCAGACGCTCCGGGTGCCGTCGGCGACGACCACCTCGACGGTCGCGGTGACGACGAACGCCGGGACCAGCACCGCGGCTCCGGCGGTCAGCAGCGCGACGACCGTGCACATCCTCGCCGGCGACACCCTGGCCACGATCGCGTCGGCGCACGCCGTCTCGGTCGCCGACCTGCTCGCCGCGAACGGCCTGACCTACACGAGCACGATCTACGCCGGGAGCACCCTCGTCGTCCCGGCGTCGAGCGGTGTCGGCCTGACGAACGAGATGCGGGCCAACGCCGAGACCATCGTCCGCGTCGGCCGCGCCCTGGGGGTTCCCGAGCGGGGCCTCGTCGTCGCGCTCGCGGCCGCGATGCAGGAGTCCGGGCTCCGCGACCTCGACCACGGGGACCGCGATTCGATCGGACTGTTCCAGCAGCGGCCGAGCCAGGGCTGGGGATCCGCGTCCGAGCTCATGGACCCGACGTACGCGGCGAGGCTGTTCTTCGGCGGCCCGCACAACCCGAACGCCGGCACGACGGCCGGTCTCCTCGACGTCCCCGGCTGGCAGTCGATGTCGGTCACGGACGCGGCCCAGGCCGTGCAGAACTCGGCGTACCCGAAGGCGTACGGCCAGTGGGAGAAGCCCGCGACCGCGTGGCTCGCCACCCTCTGA
- the pknB gene encoding Stk1 family PASTA domain-containing Ser/Thr kinase, whose translation MNAATDPMIGRMIDQRYRVRSRIARGGMATVYLATDVRLERRVAIKIMHGHLADDAAFRGRFIQEARSAARLSHPNVVGVFDQGQETDCTYIVMEYIPGITLRDLLQEHRALTSDQALDILRAVLAGLASAHRAGIVHRDLKPENVLLADDGRIKLGDFGLARAATANTATGAALLGTIAYLSPELVTRGVADTRSDIYAVGIMLYEMLTGEQPYKGDQPMQIAYQHANDTVPAPSASNPAVPPELDDVVRWATARDPDERPRDARAMLDGLAGIDERMSGPRATSVLHPAGTTTVLPLDAAPADTTMLGPRGPLAPPRSPIGPQRSTTSAPRFPPTASDSLETALAPAAGRLAHTTARRRRRGWVLLAVVVVVALVVGVVAWWFGPGPGGNVRVPEVAGKSVSQARRLIEERGLHAASSTGARPDAVVHAGAVSATAPDARRIVTRGTTIRILVSSGPRPIVLPAIVGQPVATVRSELAPHFTLEQLRYRFDGSAAAGTVLTATGTTEAGDDVDLTTVHQYGERMPVRLTVSLGAVPDVVGKSSDAATAALEAVGLDAGQAPGQYSDDVPTGDVIKAILPADPVVKGSTVQLVVSKGPVPITLPDVRKKPIDQAASTLQALGLHVSYPDCTNVLCSFYDWKSSLPVSATDPAPGSTVHKGDTITLDYEQ comes from the coding sequence ATGAACGCCGCGACGGATCCGATGATCGGTCGGATGATCGACCAGCGGTACCGCGTCCGGTCGCGCATTGCCCGCGGTGGCATGGCCACCGTGTACCTCGCCACGGACGTCCGTCTGGAGCGCCGCGTCGCGATCAAGATCATGCACGGTCACCTGGCGGACGACGCCGCGTTCCGCGGACGCTTCATCCAGGAGGCCCGGTCCGCCGCCCGTCTGTCCCACCCGAACGTCGTGGGGGTGTTCGACCAGGGGCAGGAGACCGACTGCACCTACATCGTCATGGAGTACATCCCGGGCATCACGCTCCGTGACCTCCTGCAGGAGCACCGGGCACTCACGAGCGACCAGGCGCTCGACATCCTCCGCGCCGTCCTCGCCGGGCTCGCGTCCGCGCACCGGGCGGGCATCGTGCACCGTGACCTCAAGCCCGAGAACGTCCTCCTCGCGGACGACGGCCGGATCAAGCTCGGCGACTTCGGCCTCGCGCGCGCCGCGACGGCGAACACCGCCACCGGCGCTGCCCTGCTCGGGACCATCGCGTACCTCTCCCCCGAACTCGTCACGCGCGGAGTGGCGGACACCCGGAGCGACATCTACGCCGTCGGCATCATGCTGTACGAGATGCTCACGGGCGAGCAGCCGTACAAGGGCGACCAGCCGATGCAGATCGCGTACCAGCACGCGAACGACACGGTCCCGGCGCCGAGCGCGAGCAACCCGGCGGTGCCGCCCGAACTCGACGACGTCGTCCGCTGGGCCACCGCCCGCGACCCCGATGAGCGGCCGCGCGACGCCCGCGCGATGCTCGACGGCCTCGCGGGCATCGACGAGCGGATGAGCGGTCCTCGCGCGACGTCCGTGCTCCACCCCGCCGGCACCACCACCGTCCTGCCGCTCGACGCCGCGCCCGCGGACACCACGATGCTCGGTCCGCGTGGTCCGCTCGCTCCGCCCCGGAGCCCGATCGGTCCGCAGCGCTCGACGACGTCGGCGCCCCGGTTCCCACCGACGGCGAGCGACTCGCTCGAGACCGCTCTCGCTCCCGCCGCGGGACGCCTCGCGCACACGACCGCCCGGCGCCGTCGCCGCGGGTGGGTCCTCCTCGCCGTCGTGGTCGTGGTGGCACTCGTCGTCGGGGTCGTCGCGTGGTGGTTCGGACCCGGGCCCGGCGGCAACGTGCGCGTGCCGGAGGTCGCCGGCAAGAGCGTCTCCCAGGCACGCCGCCTGATCGAGGAGCGGGGACTGCACGCCGCGTCGAGCACCGGTGCGCGCCCCGACGCGGTCGTCCACGCGGGCGCCGTCTCGGCGACCGCGCCGGACGCCCGGCGCATCGTGACCCGCGGGACGACGATCCGGATCCTCGTCTCGTCCGGGCCCCGTCCCATCGTGCTCCCCGCGATCGTCGGACAGCCGGTCGCGACCGTGCGGAGCGAACTCGCCCCGCACTTCACACTCGAGCAGCTGCGCTACCGGTTCGACGGATCCGCTGCCGCGGGCACCGTCCTCACCGCGACCGGCACGACCGAGGCCGGCGACGACGTCGACCTGACCACCGTGCACCAGTACGGCGAGCGGATGCCCGTCCGCCTCACGGTGTCGCTCGGCGCCGTGCCGGACGTCGTCGGCAAGTCGAGCGACGCGGCCACCGCCGCGCTCGAGGCGGTGGGGCTCGACGCCGGCCAGGCGCCCGGCCAGTACAGCGACGACGTCCCAACCGGCGACGTCATCAAGGCGATCCTCCCGGCCGACCCCGTGGTCAAGGGTTCCACGGTGCAGCTCGTGGTGTCGAAGGGCCCCGTCCCGATCACGCTCCCCGACGTCCGGAAGAAGCCGATCGACCAGGCCGCGTCGACCCTCCAGGCCCTCGGCCTGCACGTGTCCTACCCGGACTGCACGAACGTGCTGTGCTCGTTCTACGACTGGAAGTCGTCGCTGCCGGTGTCCGCGACCGACCCGGCCCCCGGCTCCACCGTGCACAAGGGCGACACGATCACGCTCGACTACGAGCAGTGA